The window TTATGTAACCAATGCGATTATTCGTAAATCCGCACATGTCCTTATGTTTGGCTTGCTCAGTATCTTTTTCTACATAGTGATTCGTAGGCAGTCGATATGGTTCGCTTGGGTTTGCACGACCTTGATGGCCATTGTTGATGAATGGCATCAGTCATATGTACCGGGAAGGTCCGCATTAGTCCAGGATGTGCTGCTGGATTCACTAGCAGCGCTGATATTTCTTAGAATTATTATTTATATAAGAAAACGATAATAGTGAAGTAACTCAAAATAGCCCCTTCTTGGGGCTTTATTGTTCGTTATATGAAACAAATTTGTTCGTTAGAAGAAATTCTGATATAATAAAATGAAGAGCAACATTACTTCATTATAAGGGAAGATCCGAAATGATTGGAAAACGAGTTCAACAATTGAGGAAAGAAAAGGGTCTGTCTCTTACAGAACTGGCGGAACGTGCAGGGGTTGCTAAATCTTATATTAGCAGCTTGGAGCGGGACATTCAGAAGAACCCTTCGATTCAGTTTCTTGAGAAAATTGCAGCTGTTCTGAAAGTGCCTGTCGATAGGCTA is drawn from Paenibacillus sp. V4I7 and contains these coding sequences:
- a CDS encoding VanZ family protein yields the protein MIKLSRMKQLLWLIVLTIIIGTIFVFTALQTFTGENTKEQIQQITGMNEHNAYVTNAIIRKSAHVLMFGLLSIFFYIVIRRQSIWFAWVCTTLMAIVDEWHQSYVPGRSALVQDVLLDSLAALIFLRIIIYIRKR
- a CDS encoding helix-turn-helix domain-containing protein, with translation MIGKRVQQLRKEKGLSLTELAERAGVAKSYISSLERDIQKNPSIQFLEKIAAVLKVPVDRLIDDQEEMAANDRELDPEWYEIIKEAMTSGVDKQQFREFLDFNKWRMKRPNDE